CAATTCCCGAAGGCGGTTCTTGATCGTCACATTCGGACAGACAATCAGGACGACATCGGAAAACCGCGCATCGCTTCGGTCGTTGACCTTATTGAGTATGCTCCAGGCGGCCAGCATGCCCATCACCGTGGTCTTGCCCGAGCCGGTGGCCATCTTGCAGGCATAGCGGAGAAATCCGGCGAAACCGTCCTTCCGCTTGTCCTCGCTGACCTCCTCCTGGGGGACATCGATCCCCTGCCGAAAGTCGGCCCTCGCCTCCGTGAGGAAGATGATCGTTTCCGCCGCATCGAGCTGTGCAAAGAAGAGTCGCTGCGCCCGCCCGTCCCGTCGCCACCACTGCAACAACTCCAGCGTCGTTCTCGTCACGCCCGGATAGCCCTCAAGGCGCCACCTCTTGATCTGGGCGCGAATGTGGTTGACGAGTGTCAGTTCGATGGCCGTGCCGACCACTCGACCGGCTTCCGTGTCCGGCTTGGCCTTGGGATCGCGATAGAAATACATCGCCGGCCGGCGCCCCGTCCGCCGTTCCGGGGTCTCGCCTTCCACGATGTGCCAATGCTCGGTGGGTTCATCGAAGGGGGAGTTCAGAATCGGCTCGGGGACTTCGTAGCCGCTCATCGGATGACGGTTAGGCCTGCAATACCGCCTGAGGGGTCTTTCTTCCACGTTCCGTACGATCGAAATCCGAATCGAAACTCACGAGAACGAGATTATGCTTCTCGGCAGCCACATACTGATAGGCATCGTCGAAATCCAGCCTGAACTGTTGCATCACGTCCACAAGAGCGTGCGTGTTTTCCGGCGCGAGATGGACCAAGGACACGGCACCTTCCAGAAGGGCATCCTGCGTGAAATTCAGCAAGAGGCCGCTCTTATTCAGCCTTGTCAAAACCAGCCCGATCGAGTGGAAGGAAAAGTCGGTGAGAAACAGTCTGCCGGTTTCGGTTGAATCGAAAAACCGACGAACTTCCTCAAATCGTTCCTGCTCAAGGAGACGCTCCAACCAGACATTCGTGTCGACCAAATACATCCTCAATCCCCCCGCCATTCGAGCGCTTTCTTTTGAAGCTCGAGTGAGGTGTATTGGCCACGGAATTCTTTGAGCCCGCCAGCCCAGGTCTGCGCCAAATACTTCTTCCTGCCCTTGACACGCTTCTCCAACAAGTATTGTGCGAATTCTCGAACCTCTTCTTGCATATCAGGCGGAAGCTCTCGCACAAGTTCTTCTAAAGTCTTCATCGTTTCCCTCCAATACACAACGACAGGCCGGATGAGGTTTTTCTGTACCACTACTCTACGCCAGCTTCTTCACCACCAGCAATTCATTGCCGCGATCGTCGATCACCTTGACGGCGATCTGCCTGTGCTCGCCGGCCTCAAACGGCGCGCTGGTCGTCCCGGAGAGATGATCCCACACGTGTTCTTCATATTCGCCCTTGAGGGCCTTTTTCAGGTTGTCCCAGGCACTGGTGCGAGGGAAGAAGGCTTGGGAGACGTGAAAGCAGAGGTCGTTGTAGTCCGTGTCCAGGAACCAGGCCGGCACATCGGCTCCGGGTTTATGATCGACCTCCATCGTGACGGGATCGAACACGTCCAAACCAAGCAGCTCGACTTGGTATTGCACAGCCTCGCCCTTGCGGGGTGAGGGGCTCTTGAGCTTCTTGACTTGGACTTCCGGCTGGCCGCAGACGCTGAAGATTTGGCTCGACCTCATGTTCTTGAGCAGATCGCCCATCATCAAATCCGGCGTCGCCTGCACATAGGTGGCGGGAACACCCATCACGTCGGCACATTTCTCCACCAACGTTCTCGCATTCGGTTGAATGGCAAAGCCGGCCACGTAGAGGTGCGTGTAACTCTTGGCATGGGCCTCCCGCGCCGCTTCATAGACCAGCTTCTCGCTCACCGCGCCGTTCTCTGGTCCAAAGACAAAAGCCACCGGCCTATCCTGACCATTCGCTACGAGGGCTTCTGCTGACAGTGAAAGGGTCTTGGCCGGAGGCCTGATGTTCTTCAACGTGACAGTTTTGTTCCCTTCGAGCCGGAGCACCGGGCTCTTGCGCAACACTTCGAGCATGCGATCCACAAAGGAACCGTAGGCCTCGGTTGAAACAGTCCCGGAATCCTCAACACCGTCCCCTTCCCAATCCACCGGCGTCGGGATCGTGGCTTCAAAGCAGAACGGCCCGCTCACGCGGGTGATGCCGTTTTCAACCTCCGGGCGGTCCACCAGCACTTCCTCCTGTGGCGGCTCATTGTTCGCGATGGACTTGAGCGTGATGTGCGGAACGATGCCACCGACCTCTTCGCCCTTTTTGTTCTGTTTCCGTTTGTAGACGAATCCGCCGGCCGGACCGCGTGATTGGTCTTTCAACTCGTACCAGGGAAACGTGGCGGTCAGCAGCCGCTGGCGGGCCAGGGCGAGCGGCACGCGGCTCGTATCAATCGTGATCCAGCGCCGGCCCCATTGCTCGGCAACGTAAGCCGTGGTGCCGCTGCCGCAGGTCGGGTCCAGCACCAGATCGCCTGGGTCGGTGGTCATGAGGAGGCAGCGCTGGAGAACTCGCGTAGCGGTTTGGACCGCGTATATGCGTGGCTCAGAATATTGCCCCGTAATAGTGTCAGTCCAATTGGCGGTCAAGGGCTGGTAAGGAAAGTCGTTGAGATACCGAACATATCTGAGAGAGTTTTGACTTACATAGATGCGCCCAGCTTCAGCTATACGTCTCATTCCTCCTGGAGAAGTCGTCCAAAACCTTGAACCAGGCACATAGGATTTCCCTTCATACTCAAAAGGGGTCTTGCCCTCGCTGTAGAAATGGCTGCTTGTGAGATCGCTCACCGAAAATAGTTTCGCATCTCTGGGGAGAGAACCGACAGCTTCATCTTTAGATACACGGCGACGAGATCCATCCGCCAACTCGACATAGGAATAAAAGCTAAGATCGCTGTCCGACCCTTTTTCTCCATAAAGCTGACGATACTTTATCTTGCTCAAGTCACGACAGTACCAGATGAGATAGTCAGCGTTTTGAGCGACTAAGCCAGATGTCAGAGCCGAGGTTTTTCGAAACGATATGAGTCCAGCATGACTGTCTGCCCCGAACACCTCATCCATCACCTCCCGCACATGGTGCAGGTTCTCGTCGCTGATCTGGACGAAGATGCTGCCGCTGGGGGTCAAGAGATCATGCGCCAAGAGCAGCCGGTCGCGCAGATAGGTCAGGTACGAGTGCAGGCCCAGTTCCCAGGTGTCCCGATAGGCCTGGACCATCTCCGGCTCGCGGGTCATGTCTTCGTCGTCGTTGTGGCTGACATCGCGCTTGCGGACGAAGGGCTGGAAGTTGCTCCCGAACTTCACGCCGTAGGGAGGGTCCATGTAGATCATCTGGACCTGGCCGCCGAGCCCTTCGTAATGCAGCAGCGAGTTCATCACGACGAGCGAATCGCCCAGGACCATCCGGTTCGTCCAGTTATCCTGATACTCGTAGGCCTTGAGCACCTGATCCGTGATCGAATGCTGCGGATCGCCGAACAGGTCGTACATCGTTTGCTGCTGGTCTCGCTTGTGCCCGGCCAGTGTCTCGATGACGGCTTTGGTGGACAGCCGCTCGTGAATGAAGAGCGGTAAGGTCGGCACGTCGAACGACAGTCGCTCGGCTTTGCCGGCCCAGTTTAAGAACGGCTTGCTGAGTGTTTTGAGTTCGCGCAGCGCCTCTTCGGCCTGACGCAGGGCCTTGGCGACTTCACCCTCGCCCCCGCCCTCTCCGATCGAGGGAGAGGGGATGGATGCAACGCGTAACTCGGCGATGTGCCGCTCAAGCCTTGCGATCAAGGCCTCGCCCTGTTCCCGCGCCGGATTCGTGGCATCCCAATCGAGGGCCGGCGACAGCGAGGAGTCGTACCGGTAGGTCTTGGGCGCTTGCTTCTTCTTGAACTGCGCCTGCGTGCCGACGTCCGGCCGCAGGAGCCCCTTGGCGTCAGGGTGCTGATAGGGCGCCGCTGTTTTCTTTCCGGCGGGCTTGCGTGGGGATGCTTTCGCCATCGAACCGGCTCCAACTTAGTGGAAACACGTGTCGGCGGCAAAGTAAAGCAGAACCGGTTCAAAAGGTCCAGCCCTGTCTTGTCTCCCGGGCTTGCGGCGCAGGGAACGGGATCGCGGGCCGGGTTTGCGCCGATGAAAGACGGTTTGTTATAGTCCGCGGATCACGGAGGGAGGACCCGATGGGAATGGCGCCGGAGTATATCGTGGTGGAAGGGCAGGAGTTCAGCAAGGCCAAACTGACCCTGGACAGCCACGTCTACAAGAACTGCACGCTCGACGATTGCGACATCTACTACTGCGGCGGCGCCTATGAGCTGATCGACACGCGCGTGACCAATTGCCGCCTGATCCTGAATCACCCCGCCAAGGGCATGTACGCGGCCATTCAGATCTTTAAGATGAAATCCCCCGGCTCGACGATCATTGCCGATTGACGCCCAGCCGTCCGCCCGTCCTGACTCACCGTTTCTTCATCCGCGGCGAACGCCGTCACTTGCTGATCGGAACGTTCTCCGCGTATTTGGTGATGGGCACGGCTTCGAACACGGGATCCTGCGCCCCCTTGGGGGATTCCGCCTCGATGCGCTGGAGAAACGCGCTCGGTCCGGCTACGGGGGCGTAGTTGAGCGACAGCTCCACGTCGAAGCTCTTGGTGTCCTTCGGGGTCGGGAACGTGAAGGTTTCCACCCGCGTCTCCTCCGGCTTGAGCACAGTGTCTTCCGCCACCTTGACCGCTTCGAAGTCGAACACCGTGGGCTGGCCCTTGGCGTCCAGGTATTTCCTGCCGTATACCCGCCTGTCGGTATGGACCGTCCGGAGGTTCTTGCCCTTGATCGTCAAGTCCAGCGCCACGCTGGCCCAGCCCGGATGGGTGGTCGGCAGGCTGTGGGGCACGAGACTGTGGACCTTGACCGTGACCTTGGTCTTCTCGCCCTGCACCTCGCTGGTCACCTCCAGCTTCGCGGCCTCCTGGCGCAGCTTCCCGACTCGTCCGGGGAAGGTGTGGTTCGCGACCTTGCGCTTGTTCTCTCCGTTGGCCGATTCGCCAAGCTGCTCCGGCATGTGACAGGTCTGGCATTCCTTGCCGGACTTCACCGCCTTGCTGGTCTCCCACGATCCCAGCAGATCATTGCTCGTTCCCAGGTTGCCCGCGGTCGGCACGGTCAGGTGACAATTCAAGCAGAGGGAGGACTTTCGGAAGAGGTCCAGGTCCGCGGATTGATGGGCCAGGTTCGGCGCGGCGTCCTTGTAGGGCCCGTAGAGGGTCTTGCTCCCGACATCGTACTTGGGCATCGGCGGATGCGCCGTCCGATCCACTTCTTTGATCAGGTGGCATTGCGCGCAGGCCACGCCGTCGATCGAGGGATCGCCCGATTGCACCTGCTTGATGAAGGACTCGGCGAGATCCGGATACTCCTTGATGTGCGGCGCATGGCAGCGCAGGCAGAGGGCCTTGTCCTTCCCGCCGGAAAAGGCCAAATATTGATCGATGGCGGCGCGAAACGCCGGCGAATGCAGCGAACGGGACAGGGGCGAGGTTTCCCATTCTTCATAGACCCGCTCGTGGCACCGTTTGCATTTGGCGGCGAGGGGAAAGGCCTTCTCCAATGGCAACTTGCCCTTGGCCGCCTCTTCCGCCCGTCCGGATTCCAGCGACAGGCCGACGAGCAGGACCACCATCCCGACCGCCCCGACGATGACGCCCTTCCTCCATGCCTTGTCTCGATTCACAACAGCCCCCCTTCAACCAGCCAGCCGAGGTGCTTGCTCCTGGCACGACGACGCTACAAGGTTTTCACTCGATAGGTCAGGACCCGCGGCTGAATGTACTCGTCGATGATGTTCCCGGCGCGTTTCCGTTCATCTTCACTCGGAAGCGTCGCCAGGTACTGATCGCGGAGCGCCGGCGAGGGCTCGGGGATGAGTTGATAGGTCAAGACGGCTTCGACGGATGCCGGAACCGCCGCGCCTTGCCAGGTATGGGAGAACGGGACTTTTCTGGTGGTCCCTCCCTTGATGAAGGGGTCGGGGATCGGTCCCCTGAGAATCTGCTCGTAGGGCAGGCCGAACCGCTTCTCTTCGGTGGTCAGGACGTTCCCCTGCGCGTCCTTGACCGTGATCGTCAGCAGGAATTGCTTGAGCACCGGGTCCCCGTCCGGGAAGCTGTGGGGCAAACTGCCGACCCTGACGAGCGCCGTGCCGGCGACTGAGTTGGCCGATTTCGTCGCCTCGATATCGACCCGGGGCATCCATTCCGCTTGCAGGTTCCGGTTCTTGAGCAGCGTCCCCGGAATCACCACGCCGCGAAACCAGTGGCGTCCGATCTGCCGCGTGAGCGACCCGCGCTTGGAGGTGGAGCTGCCGGTGGAGGGCTCCATGTGGCAATCCTGACAGATGGTCCCCTGCAGGATCTCGCCCGGCAGGTCCCGCTTCGTGACGTCCTTGACCTTGTCGAAGTGGCACGAGGCGCAGAAATTAGCGCCGCGATAAAGGTCGGACTGTTCGGCCGTATGGACCAGGTTCTCTTCGGGATCGCTGTAGGGGCCGTAGAGCGTGCTCCCGGGCTTGATCTTGAAGGTCGGCGGGGGCCCGCCGTTGGGTTCGATGGCATGGATCAGGTGGCAGGAGGCGCACCCGATGCCCTCCACCGTCACCTTTCCGTTCAGCACCTGCTCGGCGATTTTCCCCGCATGTTGCGGATAGACGGTCGTGGCCGGAACATGGCACGACAAGCATTTCGTCTGTTGCTCCGCGGTCGGTTTGGTCTGCATCCAGAGGCCGAAGACGGTCTTGAAAACCGGGGACTCCAGCGAAGTCCCGTGGAGCAGCGCCGCATCGACGCGGCCGAAGGTCTTGAGGTCGGGCGTCTGCTCGCGCATGCCCTTCCATTCTTCGTAATGGCGGTCATGGCACTGTTTGCAATCCTCCGACCGGATGAAGGTCTTTTCGATTTCGGCGACCCATCCTTCCACGCCATCCGATGCTTGGCCGGAGGCCTGGCCTGCCTGTTTGTCCCCGGCGCCGGCTCCCGCCGGCCCGTCCGGTTTCTGCGCGACCGCCCCGTCGTAGACCGCAACGGCCCCCATGAGCACCGCGATCAGGAACAGGCTGCCCGCCTTGATCCATCGCCACGTCCGCAACGTCGTCATGCCCTCCTCACGGCCTGGTCAGTCCTTCAGGATGCGCACGAAATGAAAATTCACGCCCCAGCCGACCGGGTCTGATGGGTCGGCCGTCTCATAGGTCCCGACCGTGAAATTCTCGGTCTTCATGGCCCGCTGGAGCGCGCAGCCGAAATCGCTCATGGTCTTGATGTCGATCTTGTCGATCTCTTTGACCACCGCGCCGACCTTGATCCCGGCCAGATCCGCGGGAGTCCCGCCGATCACCTCGAACACCACCACCCCCTCGGCCCGCTGCAGCTTGAGCTGTTTTTGAATCTCCTCGTCCACCGGCCCGACGGCGATGCCGAACTCCTCTCCCAACACCATCGCCTCTTCTTCTTTCATCTCGCAACCCTTTATAGAAGCCTGGGCAAAGGCATCGAGCCGCCCTCCCACGATGGTCAGAAGCACAACTCCGGCAACAAAAAAAGCCCGACCGGACGGCAGGGCTTCTTGGCCGGCGGCCTTACGCGGAAAGCTCGCCACTCGATCCGTTCCTTTCCTCGCTGCGTCGGCCTTCTCACTCACTCAGAGGCCGCCGCCCATTTTCCGCTCATCAACCGGCTCACACGGTCGGATCGATCGAAAGCTGAAACCAGGGCGCCACAGCCTTTTGCCCGTTTCGTTCCTTGTTCTCTCCGTTCCAGACCGCAAACGAAATCGTCTGCACCCGTCCCGGCACCAACTTGGCCTCGTTCTCCTGATCGGTAGAGGCCAACGGCCGCTTCATCACCACGCGCCACACCCCGTCCTTCCAGATGGCCTTGCCTTGAATGCGGCCCTGGCTCTGCTTGCTGGTTAAGGTACTGAAGCCTCCCCCGACCAGATCCTCCACCGAGGAGGCGCGGCGGGGAATCACCTCGAAGGTCCGCACGCCGCCCTTCTGCCGTTCGCCGGCCTTGGCCGCCCGGCGATCGACGTCGCTCTGCCAGTCGGCCTTCCAATGCCAGATGTTGATGTAGTGGTCAAGCTGCCCCATGCAGAAAAAGGCCGGGGCGTCGCCCAGCGGCAGCCCGATCGCCACCCCGTCTCGGAACGTCCCCGGAGTCAGGCGGTCGTTTTTCGTGTTGTCCTGCCATTCCAGCAAAAAGGCGATGTCGCTGCCGTTATGCACGGACCGGACCGTCAGCGCGCGCGCAGTGGGCTCCGGCCACACGGGCCGCGTCACCACCTGGCCGCTCAGCGGGAGCGTCATGACCGGGATTTTTTCCCAGGCCGCGTCGTCAGGGCTGCTTGGGATCTCGCCCGTTACCAGGTGGGCGCGGATGACCATGCCCTCCGAGCCGACCAGGGGCACGCCCAGCCAGGCAAGGAGCGTCGCGCAGAGAAGACACGAGAGGAGGATCGTAGAAGGAGCACGAAGCGACAGACGGGCTGAAGGTAGTGGCACCGGATCCGACCTTTCACGATGGTACGCCTCACACGATCGCCCATGGTCGCGTACCAGACTGGTGCGCTGTCAACTGTCTGCGGGGCCGGTTACCAGAGCCGGACTCGCCGGACCCGATTTTCTCCCCGCTCGCACACGTACAGATGCCCTTGGCGATCCAACGCCAATCCCACGGGGGAATTCACCACCGCCTCGGTGGCGACTGGCGCATCGCCGATTTTGGCTTGAAGCACCTCGTCCTTGGCCACGAAGCGGGCCGCGCCGCAGCCGCCCATGTGTTTGTCCTCGTAGCCGCTGTCCCCGTTTCCCGCGATCGTGGCGATCATCCCCGTCTGGGCATCGACTTTTCGCACGCGGTGATTCATGGTGTCGGAAATGTAGAGATGGCCCTGCTGATCGAACGTGACCGCTTCCGGCGCATGCAACATCGCTTTCACGGCCGGCTTGCCGTCGCCGTCAAAGCCGTAAAAGCACTTGCCGGCTACCGTCGAGATCGTCCCCTTGTGGCGGTCGATCTTCCGGACCCGATTGCTGCCCTTGTCCACCACATAGATATGGCCGTCCGGTCCCACCGCAATCCCGACCAGATCGTACAGCCTGGCCTCCATGGCCGACTTGCCGTCGTCCAGGTACAGGGACAGGTCCACCCCCTCGGCGCAGCCGGGACGCAGCCATTCGTCGTCGCCCGTAAAGTCGATGCCGATCGCGTCGCCGGACAGCACGACCAGATTCTTTGCCACCAGCGGCTGTTCGCGCTCGTCGTCCTCGCTCGTCCAGAAGCCGGCAATGGTCTCGATCAGGCCGCGTTTTATGTCGAACCGCCGCACGCGATGGGCTTGGGTGTCGGCGATATACATGACGTCGTCGCGGTCGATCGCGATGGCGGCCGGGTAGGTGAGATTGACGTCCAGAGCCGGCCCGTCTCCGTTGAAGCCGAACTGTCCGGTGCCGGCCACCGTGGTGATGATGCCGGTTTCGGCGTCGATCCTCCGGATTCGATTGCTGCCGCTGTCGCAGACGTACAGATTGTTCTGCGAATCGACGGCCACGTCCAGCGGGAGGTACAGGCCAGCTTCCCCGCAGGGCCCCTCGTCGCCGCTGTAGCAGGTTTCGCCGATCCCGGCAAAGTTGTGCAGCGTGCCCTCGCGGAGATTGACCCGGCGGATGCGATCCGATCCGGACTCGGCGATGTAGAGCCACGCCTCGTCACGATCAAGCGTGACGTGGTGCGGCAAGGGGATGCCGGCCTTGACGGCCAATTTGCCGTCGCCGGTGCTCCGCGCCTTGCCGTTGCCCGCAAACCGTTCGATGCATCCGACTGGCAACTGGACCTGGGTTTCCATGAATGACGTTCCTTTTCGCGCGTCGGCGCCGCCCGTTGCTGAGGATTACGCCCGCGGAGCCTGAGGCGCCGGGGCAGCCTGGACGTCCGCCACCGTCGCGCCGGCCGGTTGGGCCGGCGCCTGTGGCGGCGCCGCCGTCGACTGCGCCTGTTGGGCGGCCGCGATTTGCTGGGCTTCGGCCTCGATCGCTTCCGCCTCGTGCACCGACTTCTTGAACCCCTTGATGGCCTTGCCCAGTCCTTCGCCGAGCTGCGGCAGCTTGCCCGCGCCGAAGATGATGAGCACGATCACCAGGATGAGAATGAGCTCTGTGAATCCCAGACTTCCAAACATGGTCGGGGTACTCCTTCGCTTAGGGTGTAACGTTACGGCGCGCTCGCTTCCCTAGCCCGCTTCGAGAACCGCTCCTTCAGGCGCTTTCTGGCTTCCTCGGCCTGTTCGAACATCTTACACTTATCATAGACGTTGATCAGATTGTAGTGGGCCAGCGGCTCATCGGGATTGTGCTCGACCGCGCTCTCCATCACCCGGATGGCCAGATCGACTTTGTTGTGGACCAGCGCGACCTCCATGAGCTTGAAGCTCGATTCCAAATGCTTCGGATCAAGCTCCAGCGTGCGCATGTAGCATTGCATGGCCATGTCGATCGTGTTGTAATCCGATACCTGGGGATTGTCGAGCTCGACATACACGCCCGCCAGGTTGTACCAGGCGATCGGATCCTCCGGCGTGATCTCCACCAGCCGCTCGAAATGCTCCTTGGCCTGGAGGAAATTCTTCCGGTCCGCGTAGAGGCGCCCGAGATTGAACAGGCTCAACACGTCGCCCGAGAAGACGGTGAGCGCCTGCTTGAACTGCGCCTCCGCTTCATCCACCATGCCTTTGGTGGCGTAGATCGTCCCGAGATTGGAATAGTACATCGCCAGCGATCGGTTCATTTCTGCCCGAAGGCCTTCGGCCATGTCGATCGCCTTCTTGACCTCCGTCAAGGCGTCGTCCAGCCGGCCCTTGCTGAAATACAGTTCCCCCAGGCGGCACCGGGCCTGAAAGTCATCCGGCTCCTCAGCCAGTAGTTTTTCGAGTTCGCTGATTTCTTCGTCCGGCGAGAGCGGATGCTCTTCGGACGCCACGCCCGCGCTGCCGGGCTCTGATGGTGATGGGGTCTGCTGTTCCATGGTGCTCCTGTTCGTCTCTATGAGTGAGTCCCGACCAGCGGGCTCGATGATGGCACAAGCGACTCCTGCGTCTCAGCTTGCGGATCGGCCGCAGCCAACTTCAGCCGGTCCAAGCCCAGAAGGATGAGGCCGAGCACCACCATGAGCGTCAAATGCGACAACTGCAAGGCATACCCGGCGGTGAACATCAACCCGATCCCATAGCCGGCCAACCGGCCCATCCGCACCAGCTTGATCACGGTATAGGACCAGCACAACAGGCCGACCAGATAGAGGGCGAACGGCAGATAGAAGGTATAGCCCATCCCCATTTGAAAGATCCAACTGATCCCCTCCCCGGCTTTCCGCATCCGGAAGGCCGCCTCCGGATCATAGGCGCCAAGCAGGAAATCGATGAAGAAGAGCGCAAGAAAGATGCCGCCGCCGACCACCCCGAACCAGATCACCCGGCGGCGCTGCCGGCGGTTCCGGCTCCAAAACCCTTCTGCGCCGAACGCTACAAAGCTCAGGATGCTGGCGAGCACCATCAGGGCCTCCCCGCCCCGGCTGATCTCGTGCACCAAGGGGACGGGGGTGGCGATCCCCAGGACGCCGTAGGTCGTGGACATGATTTGAAAATAGAGCCAGCCGGAAATCCCAAAGAAAAAGGTGAGCACGAAGATCCGCTGGCTCCAGGAGGCATGGGTCCGCAGATAATGGACGACCAGCAGCAGGATCGCGAGCCAGGCGACCGCATTGTAGGCCACGGACGCCAGCATGCCCATCTCGACCTGCGCGATGACCAGAACCACATAGGCCAACGTCAAGACCAGCAGCAGCGCCACCGGCGGCCAGATGGCCCGTTCGAGCCAGGAGGCGGAGGCGGCATGAACGGCGCGCACCAGCAGGAGCCCCAGCGCCAGGAAGACCAGCAGCGCCACCACGTTCAGCAGCACGAATCCGATCGAGGACAGCCCCTTGAAGAGCCATCGCACCGATTCGTGCTCCTGGGCGACCTTGCTGAAATGCATGCCGAGGCGGGACGTGAGCCGATAGAGAATCAGCTCCAGCAGGCCGGCGAACAGGGTGAGCTTGATCGTGTACTCGAACAGCAGCCCCTGCTCATCGACCCGACCGATCGTCTTCTCCGCGGCCATCGGGGTCGTCATCGATTCACTCTCACTCCGGCCCGTTACGGCGCCGACGGCACGGTGGACTTGGCCCGCGCGATATACAACAGGCCGTCGGCCATGGAATAGTTAAACGGCAGCTCGCACACGACCTCGCTGATCTTTTCATACACATGCTGGTAGACCCGCTCCGCCTGATCCGGCGTCATGCCTTCTTGGACCTCGTAGAAGTACCCGAGACTGAGATCCTCCGAGGAGGGCCGCATGATCCGCCGGATGCCGTACCCGCCCGGATCGCTCATGATCGGCGCTTCCTTCTCCAGGTCGAACAGGCAGGGTTGGCAGGAAAAGCCGTAGGAATCATGGAGCTTGGAATTCTGCACGACGAAATTCATGGTCTCCAGGGCTTCTTCTTCCGTTTCCGTCGGGAAGCCCACGATCACGTAACAGTGCACGGCGATTCCCAGGTCGATGCAATCGTTCGTGATCCGCCGCACGCTTTCCTGCTTGATCCCCTTCTTCATGAAATCCATCATGCGCTGGTTGAACGTCTCCAGCCCGAAAACGATCTTGAGACAGCCGGCGTCGCGCATCTGTTCCAGCAATTCGCGGCTGAGATTCTTTTCGAAGCGCATCTCCGCCGTCCACTGAAGGTTCAAGCGGCGCTCGTTCAAAATCTGGCAGAGCCGCTTGGTCGGCGACAGCGCCAGGCATTCGTCGGTAAAGAAGAAGTACGGCGTGTCATACTTGTCCCGCATCATCGCCAGGTCATCCGCCGTCTTGCCCGGATCTTTTTGCCGGAAATTCTGATGGTCGAGCGTCAAGGCGCAGAAGGCGCAGTCCTTGTAGTAGCACCCGCGCGAGAACTGCACCGGCAAGACGGTTTCCGGAGCCAGGTAGAGATCCAGCG
The DNA window shown above is from Nitrospira tepida and carries:
- a CDS encoding type II toxin-antitoxin system VapC family toxin, whose translation is MYLVDTNVWLERLLEQERFEEVRRFFDSTETGRLFLTDFSFHSIGLVLTRLNKSGLLLNFTQDALLEGAVSLVHLAPENTHALVDVMQQFRLDFDDAYQYVAAEKHNLVLVSFDSDFDRTERGRKTPQAVLQA
- a CDS encoding DUF2281 domain-containing protein; this translates as MKTLEELVRELPPDMQEEVREFAQYLLEKRVKGRKKYLAQTWAGGLKEFRGQYTSLELQKKALEWRGD
- a CDS encoding site-specific DNA-methyltransferase is translated as MAKASPRKPAGKKTAAPYQHPDAKGLLRPDVGTQAQFKKKQAPKTYRYDSSLSPALDWDATNPAREQGEALIARLERHIAELRVASIPSPSIGEGGGEGEVAKALRQAEEALRELKTLSKPFLNWAGKAERLSFDVPTLPLFIHERLSTKAVIETLAGHKRDQQQTMYDLFGDPQHSITDQVLKAYEYQDNWTNRMVLGDSLVVMNSLLHYEGLGGQVQMIYMDPPYGVKFGSNFQPFVRKRDVSHNDDEDMTREPEMVQAYRDTWELGLHSYLTYLRDRLLLAHDLLTPSGSIFVQISDENLHHVREVMDEVFGADSHAGLISFRKTSALTSGLVAQNADYLIWYCRDLSKIKYRQLYGEKGSDSDLSFYSYVELADGSRRRVSKDEAVGSLPRDAKLFSVSDLTSSHFYSEGKTPFEYEGKSYVPGSRFWTTSPGGMRRIAEAGRIYVSQNSLRYVRYLNDFPYQPLTANWTDTITGQYSEPRIYAVQTATRVLQRCLLMTTDPGDLVLDPTCGSGTTAYVAEQWGRRWITIDTSRVPLALARQRLLTATFPWYELKDQSRGPAGGFVYKRKQNKKGEEVGGIVPHITLKSIANNEPPQEEVLVDRPEVENGITRVSGPFCFEATIPTPVDWEGDGVEDSGTVSTEAYGSFVDRMLEVLRKSPVLRLEGNKTVTLKNIRPPAKTLSLSAEALVANGQDRPVAFVFGPENGAVSEKLVYEAAREAHAKSYTHLYVAGFAIQPNARTLVEKCADVMGVPATYVQATPDLMMGDLLKNMRSSQIFSVCGQPEVQVKKLKSPSPRKGEAVQYQVELLGLDVFDPVTMEVDHKPGADVPAWFLDTDYNDLCFHVSQAFFPRTSAWDNLKKALKGEYEEHVWDHLSGTTSAPFEAGEHRQIAVKVIDDRGNELLVVKKLA
- a CDS encoding multiheme c-type cytochrome, translating into MNRDKAWRKGVIVGAVGMVVLLVGLSLESGRAEEAAKGKLPLEKAFPLAAKCKRCHERVYEEWETSPLSRSLHSPAFRAAIDQYLAFSGGKDKALCLRCHAPHIKEYPDLAESFIKQVQSGDPSIDGVACAQCHLIKEVDRTAHPPMPKYDVGSKTLYGPYKDAAPNLAHQSADLDLFRKSSLCLNCHLTVPTAGNLGTSNDLLGSWETSKAVKSGKECQTCHMPEQLGESANGENKRKVANHTFPGRVGKLRQEAAKLEVTSEVQGEKTKVTVKVHSLVPHSLPTTHPGWASVALDLTIKGKNLRTVHTDRRVYGRKYLDAKGQPTVFDFEAVKVAEDTVLKPEETRVETFTFPTPKDTKSFDVELSLNYAPVAGPSAFLQRIEAESPKGAQDPVFEAVPITKYAENVPISK
- a CDS encoding multiheme c-type cytochrome, which translates into the protein MTTLRTWRWIKAGSLFLIAVLMGAVAVYDGAVAQKPDGPAGAGAGDKQAGQASGQASDGVEGWVAEIEKTFIRSEDCKQCHDRHYEEWKGMREQTPDLKTFGRVDAALLHGTSLESPVFKTVFGLWMQTKPTAEQQTKCLSCHVPATTVYPQHAGKIAEQVLNGKVTVEGIGCASCHLIHAIEPNGGPPPTFKIKPGSTLYGPYSDPEENLVHTAEQSDLYRGANFCASCHFDKVKDVTKRDLPGEILQGTICQDCHMEPSTGSSTSKRGSLTRQIGRHWFRGVVIPGTLLKNRNLQAEWMPRVDIEATKSANSVAGTALVRVGSLPHSFPDGDPVLKQFLLTITVKDAQGNVLTTEEKRFGLPYEQILRGPIPDPFIKGGTTRKVPFSHTWQGAAVPASVEAVLTYQLIPEPSPALRDQYLATLPSEDERKRAGNIIDEYIQPRVLTYRVKTL
- a CDS encoding PDZ domain-containing protein encodes the protein MASFPRKAAGQEALPSGRAFFVAGVVLLTIVGGRLDAFAQASIKGCEMKEEEAMVLGEEFGIAVGPVDEEIQKQLKLQRAEGVVVFEVIGGTPADLAGIKVGAVVKEIDKIDIKTMSDFGCALQRAMKTENFTVGTYETADPSDPVGWGVNFHFVRILKD
- a CDS encoding ethylbenzene dehydrogenase-related protein, with amino-acid sequence MPLPSARLSLRAPSTILLSCLLCATLLAWLGVPLVGSEGMVIRAHLVTGEIPSSPDDAAWEKIPVMTLPLSGQVVTRPVWPEPTARALTVRSVHNGSDIAFLLEWQDNTKNDRLTPGTFRDGVAIGLPLGDAPAFFCMGQLDHYINIWHWKADWQSDVDRRAAKAGERQKGGVRTFEVIPRRASSVEDLVGGGFSTLTSKQSQGRIQGKAIWKDGVWRVVMKRPLASTDQENEAKLVPGRVQTISFAVWNGENKERNGQKAVAPWFQLSIDPTV